Proteins from a genomic interval of Diospyros lotus cultivar Yz01 chromosome 6, ASM1463336v1, whole genome shotgun sequence:
- the LOC127804369 gene encoding putative ETHYLENE INSENSITIVE 3-like 4 protein: MVLFDGEDDPQSPVFVGEGEDDDQAYKELRTWKWKDWMRLQKLEANRESGRPHSEAKQVQSRRKKMSRAQDSILKYMMKIMDECKGQGFVYGIVPEKGKAVTGSSDSLREWWKEKVRFDQFAPLAVQEFFPVLEAELGNTSYLHILQDLQDTTLGSLLSALMQHCMPPQRRFPLEKGLAPPWWPTGKELWWGDQGKAQEQGPPPYRKPHNLKKAWKVSVLAAIIKHMSPNMDRMRRRVRQSKCLQDKMTAKETAAWSKVINQEEALLKLTEKSLKISNTWDEDGDENQQQGGKNNNNDNEKNNNLHRTERRKCVFEGEDGEALLYACQNSGCPLSEFGSGFVGKNTRTEHEFQCNYRADETEVLNRESADEEDSDSVAMNLPPVDESHCLAPVVVDLMGHAEGYGGYWLENGILMGDQQELAFEDSGVGIRRDDQLHSNETTFAGLLYDEGLPSIWDMGYQHQPI, translated from the coding sequence ATGGTGCTTTTTGATGGAGAAGACGACCCACAGAGCCCGGTTTTCGTAGGTGAGGGGGAAGATGACGACCAGGCCTACAAGGAGCTCAGGACGTGGAAGTGGAAGGACTGGATGCGGTTGCAGAAGCTCGAGGCCAATAGGGAAAGCGGCCGGCCGCATTCGGAGGCAAAGCAAGTGCAATCTCGCCGGAAGAAGATGTCCAGAGCCCAAGACTCCATTCTCAAGTACATGATGAAGATCATGGACGAGTGCAAAGGCCAGGGCTTCGTCTACGGGATCGTTCCGGAGAAAGGCAAGGCCGTCACCGGCTCCTCTGACAGCCTGCGGGAGTGGTGGAAGGAAAAGGTCAGGTTCGACCAGTTTGCTCCGCTCGCCGTACAAGAGTTCTTTCCGGTGCTGGAGGCCGAGCTGGGCAACACTTCGTACTTGCACATTCTCCAGGACTTGCAAGATACGACTCTGGGTTCTCTCCTTTCTGCTTTGATGCAACACTGCATGCCGCCGCAGAGGCGGTTTCCGCTGGAGAAGGGTCTGGCGCCGCCGTGGTGGCCCACCGGAAAAGAGCTTTGGTGGGGGGATCAGGGCAAGGCTCAAGAACAAGGCCCTCCTCCTTACAGGAAGCCCCACAATCTAAAAAAGGCTTGGAAAGTTAGCGTCTTGGCGGCGATCATCAAACACATGTCCCCAAACATGGACAGAATGAGGAGGCGGGTGAGGCAATCGAAATGTTTGCAAGACAAGATGACGGCCAAAGAGACAGCGGCTTGGTCTAAAGTGATTAACCAAGAAGAAGCGCTTCTGAAGCTCACAGAGAAAAGCCTGAAGATCTCTAATACCTGGGATGAAGATGGAGATGAGAACCAACAACAAGGCggcaagaataataataatgataatgaaaagaacaataaccTGCATCGGACTGAGAGAAGGAAGTGTGTTTTTGAGGGAGAGGACGGGGAGGCATTGCTGTACGCTTGCCAAAACTCGGGCTGCCCGCTGAGTGAATTTGGGTCGGGATTTGTGGGCAAGAACACGAGGACGGAGCATGAGTTTCAGTGCAATTACCGGGCGGACGAGACGGAAGTACTGAATAGAGAAAGCGCCGATGAAGAAGACTCTGATTCAGTGGCGATGAATCTGCCGCCAGTGGATGAAAGCCATTGCTTGGCACCAGTAGTAGTGGATTTGATGGGTCATGCGGAAGGCTATGGCGGGTACTGGCTGGAAAATGGAATATTAATGGGTGATCAGCAGGAGCTCGCGTTTGAGGATTCTGGGGTGGGGATTCGAAGAGATGACCAGCTGCACTCGAATGAAACAACGTTTGCAGGGCTCCTCTACGATGAAGGGTTACCATCGATTTGGGATATGGGTTATCAACATCAACCAATATAA
- the LOC127804371 gene encoding protein FAR1-RELATED SEQUENCE 5-like, producing the protein MVNKGNEIFEIEDDEHLGESDNVRIMDDVNTLDDELLGEDGGPLVPKVGMKFNDENAVFDFYKSYAYDIGFLVRKRNSKKGDDSVVNIDLDEEARLKIVFWADNRCREAYKEFGDVVTFDTTYLTNKYDMMFAPFVGVNHHDQSTLFGCGLVSNEDTKTFVWLFRTWLQCMHGQAPTGIITDQDRAMQNAIQIVFPNTKHRWCLWHILKKLPEKFGNHVHKGSIHLAIHEVVYESQTPEEFEQGWTSMINTYTLHENEWLSGLYIERNRWVPCFLKTSFWARMSTTQRSESMNAFFDGYVNSRTSLKQFVEQYERALKSQVEKEFHADFRSFSQTVPCASRYEMEKQLQSVYTISKFRECQEEFT; encoded by the exons ATGGTTAACAAAG gaaatgaaatatttgaaattgaggATGATGAACATTTGGGAGAATCTGATAATGTGAGAATAATGGATGATGTGAACACATTGGATGATGAATTGTTAGGAGAAGATGGTGGTCCGCTTGTGCCTAAGGTTGGGATGAAATTCAACGATGAAAATGCAGTATTCGATTTTTACAAATCGTATGCTTATGATATAGGCTTTCTAGTTAGGAAAAGGAATTCGAAGAAGGGTGACGATAGCGTTGTAAA TATTGATTTGGATGAGGAGGCTCGATTGAAGATCGTGTTCTGGGCAGATAATAGGTGTAGGGAAGCCTATAAGGAGTTCGGTGATGTTGTCACCTTTGATACCACATATCTTACGAATAAGTATGACATGATGTTCGCCCCTTTTGTTGGTGTGAATCATCATGACCAATCGACACTGTTTGGATGTGGTTTAGTGTCAAACGAAGATACCAAGACTTTTGTTTGGCTCTTTAGGACATGGCTCCAGTGCATGCATGGTCAAGCTCCCACTGGCATAATAACTGACCAAGATAGGGCAATGCAGAACGCAATTCAGATAGTTTTTCCAAACACTAAGCATAGATGGTGTTTGTGGcatattttgaaaaagttaCCAGAAAAATTTGGGAACCATGTTCATAAGGGTTCTATACATTTAGCAATCCATGAAGTAGTATATGAATCCCAAACTCCTGAAGAATTTGAACAAGGCTGGACTTCAATGATTAATACCTACACATTGCATGAGAATGAATGGTTGTCAGGACTTTATATAGAAAGAAATCGTTGGGTTCCATGTTTCTTAAAGACAAGTTTCTGGGCAAGGATGTCGACAACACAAAGGAGTGAGAGTATGAATGCATTCTTTGATGGATATGTTAATTCGAGAACTTCGTTGAAACAATTTGTTGAACAGTATGAGCGAGCATTAAAGAGCCAAGTGGAGAAAGAGTTTCACGCAGATTTTAGGTCCTTTTCTCAAACAGTCCCTTGTGCATCAAGGTACGAAATGGAGAAGCAACTTCAGTCTGTCTACACAATATCAAAATTCAGAGAATGTCAAGAAGAGTTCACTTGA
- the LOC127804370 gene encoding protein FAR1-RELATED SEQUENCE 2-like yields the protein MYCQVISTDEGLMATTYDVQEVVMFDKGRKKKIFTVSFQREECHIVCSCHLFEFRGILCRHAISILVRNDVTMLPEMYILRKWRKDVRKAHSRVAVNYDGWVSTPKQKRYDEMRKEFDKVADLTANSESRTQKVMEWIEFQLNDLSKIGTSCGSNLSFQQSVEVASGSGVQKNSGSVNIQDPNCARRKGAPRKNRIKGALERTSKKSKVVSKTTKRTNLSQTASQEGPVIIQPSQQSHYTMITPLTFSQQLMGVESTNWSNAYGMSLTPTTGMSLRPTTGMSQHLVPNFLPLQRPMTGEAIGLVDESNSEQNVT from the exons ATGTATTGTCAGGTTATCTCTACCGATGAGGGTCTTATGGCAACGACATATGATGTTCAAGAGGTTGTCATGTTTGacaaaggaaggaagaagaaaatatttacaGTTTCGTTTCAGAGAGAAGAATGTCATATAGTTTGCAGTTGTCACTTATTTGAGTTCAGGGGAATACTATGCAGACATGCTATATCAATTTTGGTACGCAATGATGTCACTATGCTTCCTGAGATGTACATCTTGAGGAAGTGGCGGAAAGATGTGAGAAAAGCCCATTCGAGGGTCGCAGTAAACTACGATGGTTGGGTTAGCACTCCCAAACAGAAAAGATATGATGAAATGCGTAAAGAATTTGACAAGGTCGCAGACTTGACAGCAAATAGTGAATCTCGAACTCAGAAAGTTATGGAGTGGATTGAATTTCAATTGAATGACTTATCAAAAATAGGAACAAGTTGTGGGAGTAATCTCTCTTTCCAACAAAGTGTTGAAGTTGCATCCGGAAGTGGAGTACAAAAAAATTCTGGTAGTGTGAATATTCAAGATCCGAATTGTGCGCGTCGTAAGGGAGCACCAAGGAAAAATCGCATAAAAGGCGCATTAGAACGAACTTCGAAGAAATCTAAG GTTGTTTCAAAAACAACGAAACGCACAAACTTGAGCCAAACTGCATCACAGGAGGGACCGGTCATCATCCAGCCATCACAGCAGTCACATTATACTATGATCACTCCGCTCACGTTTTCACAACAACTAATG GGTGTTGAATCAACAAATTGGAGTAATGCTTATGGGATGAGTTTGACACCTACAACAGGAATGAGTTTGAGACCTACAACAGGAATGAGTCAACATTTGGTTCCAAATTTTTTGCCACTACAACGTCCCATGACGGGAGAAGCTATTGGATTAGTAGACGAGTCCAATAGTGAACAAAATGTTACTTAA